In Rubrobacter radiotolerans DSM 5868, a genomic segment contains:
- a CDS encoding PHA/PHB synthase family protein translates to MSEGRAVSSNGGDLFDKYSKGLRIVLEGAQTDTGRTPKKVIWSRNKAKLYHYQTEREKRYPVPILFVYALLNRPYCLDLMPGNSFIEFLVNEGFDVYMLDWGIPGPEDKEMSFEDYVLDYIPRAVRRVLRNSRAKELTLFGYCQGGVMATMYASLFPEGLKNLILLATPVDCSPENSGLYGQWFHEKNHDPDTIVNAYGNLPSRFAYAGTALLNPVTNYIGTHVTMWDLIFKDGLSDSWLAMNKWANDPIPMPGAAYKQWVKDFYQDNKLVKGEMMLRGRRVDLSKIEMPLLNLAGKKDHLVFLPQAEAIMDRVSSKDKEFVVLDAGHVGLLTGRGARTNLWPRVRDWLESRSG, encoded by the coding sequence ATGAGCGAAGGAAGAGCGGTATCGTCGAACGGCGGGGATCTGTTCGACAAGTATTCAAAGGGACTCAGGATAGTATTGGAGGGAGCACAGACCGATACGGGACGGACTCCCAAGAAGGTCATCTGGTCTAGGAACAAAGCCAAGCTCTACCACTACCAGACCGAGCGCGAAAAGAGATATCCGGTCCCCATTCTGTTTGTCTATGCGCTGCTCAATCGCCCGTACTGCCTCGACCTCATGCCGGGCAACAGTTTTATCGAGTTTCTAGTAAATGAGGGATTCGACGTCTACATGCTTGACTGGGGCATACCCGGCCCTGAAGACAAGGAAATGTCCTTTGAGGATTATGTCCTCGACTACATCCCGCGAGCGGTGCGTAGGGTCCTGAGGAACTCGCGCGCTAAGGAGCTGACGCTCTTCGGATACTGTCAGGGCGGTGTCATGGCCACTATGTACGCCTCCCTCTTTCCGGAGGGGCTGAAGAACCTGATCCTGCTCGCTACGCCCGTTGACTGTTCGCCGGAAAATTCGGGGTTGTATGGACAATGGTTCCACGAGAAGAACCACGATCCCGACACGATCGTAAATGCCTACGGCAACCTGCCCTCGCGGTTCGCTTATGCAGGGACCGCCTTGCTCAATCCGGTCACCAACTACATAGGTACCCACGTAACCATGTGGGACCTTATCTTCAAAGACGGCCTTTCGGATTCCTGGCTGGCGATGAACAAATGGGCCAACGACCCCATTCCAATGCCCGGAGCGGCCTATAAGCAGTGGGTCAAGGACTTCTACCAGGACAACAAGCTGGTGAAGGGAGAGATGATGTTGCGGGGGCGTCGCGTGGATCTCTCCAAAATCGAGATGCCATTACTGAACCTTGCCGGAAAGAAGGACCACCTGGTCTTTCTGCCTCAAGCCGAGGCCATAATGGACCGCGTCAGCAGCAAGGACAAGGAGTTTGTTGTTCTAGATGCCGGACACGTGGGACTGCTAACCGGACGAGGAGCCAGAACGAACCTCTGGCCAAGGGTGAGAGATTGGCTGGAGTCCCGGTCCGGATGA
- a CDS encoding organic hydroperoxide resistance protein → MKRLYSASATVEGGRQGRVASSDGVLDLDLAMPEGLGGPGGPGTNPEQLFAAGYAACFESAIRLVARQEKVDVAGASVTANVDIGQPPDGGFALEAELIGRMPTLSRAEAEKIMEKAHRICPYSKATQGNMPVRLRVEE, encoded by the coding sequence GTGAAGAGACTGTACAGCGCAAGCGCGACCGTGGAAGGTGGACGTCAAGGTCGCGTGGCATCCTCTGATGGTGTATTAGACCTGGACCTCGCGATGCCAGAAGGACTCGGTGGCCCTGGCGGGCCGGGCACGAACCCCGAGCAGCTCTTCGCTGCCGGCTATGCGGCATGCTTCGAGAGCGCCATAAGGCTCGTTGCTCGTCAGGAGAAGGTGGACGTGGCTGGAGCTTCGGTGACGGCAAACGTGGACATCGGCCAACCCCCCGATGGAGGTTTCGCTTTGGAAGCCGAACTGATCGGGCGCATGCCAACCCTGTCCAGAGCGGAGGCCGAGAAAATAATGGAGAAGGCGCACCGGATCTGCCCTTATTCCAAGGCCACGCAGGGGAACATGCCTGTCAGGCTCCGTGTGGAGGAGTGA
- a CDS encoding phosphotransferase family protein encodes MSGVFAAELGEQLSGLLGKRVEIDRAVLVAGGASKEAWVVNVKTAKEKMRLFVRRAAGGVIYSETISLEQEYQVLRTAHEWGVKVPKPYGFLESLNGREALVMECLEGESIGRRVVRKPEFAATRYELSCQMAEELSKIHAIPLDVLPSLPGVRKKPAVAHVLEVLERELDALDEPHPAIELGLLWLRENAPRGHEIVMNHGDFRVGNLILDERGLLLGVVDWEFAHFGDPAEDLAWPLVRAWRFGVEHLHLGGIGEVEPYLEHYNAFADREVSVEDLFYWEVAGNVRWAIGALNQSRRHLSGQERSVELAVLGRLAAEVEHEILYLLEKAC; translated from the coding sequence ATGAGTGGAGTATTTGCAGCCGAACTTGGGGAGCAGCTGTCAGGACTTTTGGGGAAGAGGGTGGAGATCGACCGCGCAGTCCTTGTAGCGGGGGGAGCCTCGAAAGAGGCTTGGGTGGTGAATGTCAAGACCGCAAAGGAGAAGATGAGGCTGTTTGTCCGTCGGGCAGCTGGCGGCGTCATCTACTCGGAGACAATCTCACTCGAGCAAGAGTACCAGGTACTGCGGACGGCTCACGAATGGGGTGTGAAGGTTCCGAAGCCCTACGGTTTTCTAGAGAGCCTGAACGGACGTGAGGCGCTGGTCATGGAGTGCCTTGAAGGGGAGAGCATCGGACGACGAGTGGTACGGAAACCGGAGTTCGCAGCGACACGCTACGAGCTATCTTGTCAGATGGCCGAGGAGCTTTCAAAGATCCATGCAATCCCTCTCGACGTTCTTCCGTCCCTTCCCGGCGTCCGGAAAAAACCAGCCGTGGCCCACGTGCTCGAGGTGCTGGAGCGCGAGTTGGACGCTCTGGACGAGCCGCACCCGGCTATAGAGTTGGGGCTCCTCTGGTTGCGCGAGAACGCTCCACGAGGTCACGAGATCGTGATGAACCACGGTGACTTCCGTGTGGGTAACCTGATCCTTGACGAGCGCGGGCTTCTGCTCGGGGTGGTCGACTGGGAGTTCGCCCATTTCGGCGATCCTGCAGAAGATTTGGCCTGGCCTCTAGTGCGTGCCTGGCGGTTCGGCGTGGAGCATCTCCATCTCGGTGGTATTGGCGAGGTCGAGCCGTACCTTGAACATTACAACGCGTTTGCTGACCGCGAGGTCTCTGTTGAAGATCTCTTTTACTGGGAGGTGGCGGGTAACGTGCGGTGGGCCATCGGAGCCTTGAACCAGAGTAGGAGACACCTTTCGGGGCAGGAGCGGAGCGTGGAGCTCGCTGTCCTGGGACGTCTGGCCGCTGAGGTAGAGCATGAAATACTCTACCTGCTCGAGAAGGCCTGCTGA
- a CDS encoding GMC family oxidoreductase: MGRRSYDETDVLVIGSGPGGAGVTKKLAAAGMRVMCLEQGPWVKPAQHPHFHNEWEIEKNRGWAYDPNVRQLPEDYPVSGFTTPYMMNNVGGSVLHYAGHWPRYKPADFRKGTEHGLEGTIDWPITYEDLAPFYDENDAEYGISGMTGDPSYPPRNGLQRDPAVHPGKLGLRFARGAKELGWHWWPSDNAIITKGRNGRLPCNACGNCLSGCPRGSLGTPDYTHWPQAIKDGADLRPMARVEQINASNGKVTGATYIDRNTGNRREVRAKIVVLAANGIGSPRLLLMSAQNGHPDGLANSNGLVGKYLMHHIFAFCDSWFEDPIEGFKGAFGAPLYCHEFYHTDTDRGFVNGLGMQVARSFGSAYTSVGTHTGYTVPWGEDHRKFFNEHFAHHLMVFMFGEDLPVETNRVTLDPEVTDSDGLPAAHVNWVPHENDIALSNFGIERIFEATEAVGATETNDTGVLNPPPGWHLMGTCRMGNNPEDSVTNKYNQTWDVPNLFIVDGSSLTTGGAVNPTSTIGALAVRAGEYIKRNFDAIVSQKTTPSNEDAPDM, from the coding sequence GTGGGTAGAAGGAGCTACGACGAGACCGATGTATTGGTCATCGGCTCCGGTCCGGGAGGGGCGGGAGTAACCAAGAAGCTGGCCGCGGCCGGCATGCGGGTCATGTGTCTGGAGCAGGGTCCCTGGGTGAAGCCTGCACAGCACCCCCACTTCCACAACGAGTGGGAGATCGAGAAGAACCGCGGTTGGGCCTACGACCCCAACGTCCGCCAGCTCCCGGAGGATTACCCGGTAAGCGGATTCACGACGCCGTACATGATGAACAACGTCGGCGGCAGCGTCCTTCACTACGCGGGCCACTGGCCGCGCTACAAGCCTGCAGACTTCAGGAAGGGGACCGAGCACGGACTCGAAGGGACCATAGACTGGCCGATCACGTACGAGGACCTTGCCCCCTTCTACGACGAGAACGACGCGGAGTACGGGATCTCCGGGATGACCGGCGACCCCTCGTACCCGCCCCGAAACGGCTTGCAGCGCGACCCCGCCGTCCATCCCGGCAAGCTGGGACTCAGGTTCGCCAGAGGTGCAAAAGAGCTAGGCTGGCACTGGTGGCCGTCGGACAACGCGATCATCACCAAGGGCCGCAACGGACGCCTCCCCTGCAACGCCTGCGGGAACTGCCTCTCCGGATGTCCGCGCGGATCGCTCGGCACGCCCGACTACACGCACTGGCCCCAGGCAATCAAAGACGGCGCGGACCTCAGGCCGATGGCTCGCGTCGAGCAGATCAACGCCAGCAACGGCAAGGTGACAGGCGCGACCTACATAGATCGCAACACAGGCAACAGGCGCGAGGTCCGCGCCAAGATCGTGGTGCTGGCCGCGAACGGGATCGGCTCTCCTCGTTTGCTCTTGATGAGTGCCCAGAACGGCCATCCCGACGGACTGGCGAACAGCAACGGGCTGGTGGGCAAGTACCTCATGCACCACATCTTCGCGTTCTGCGACTCATGGTTTGAGGACCCGATCGAGGGATTCAAGGGCGCTTTCGGAGCCCCCCTATACTGTCACGAGTTCTACCATACGGACACGGACCGCGGCTTCGTCAACGGCCTCGGTATGCAGGTTGCCCGCTCCTTCGGCTCGGCTTACACCTCTGTGGGCACCCACACCGGCTATACGGTGCCGTGGGGTGAGGACCACCGCAAGTTCTTTAACGAGCACTTCGCTCACCATTTGATGGTGTTTATGTTCGGGGAGGACCTGCCCGTGGAGACGAACAGGGTTACCCTGGACCCCGAAGTCACCGACTCGGACGGGCTCCCGGCCGCGCACGTCAACTGGGTACCGCACGAGAACGACATCGCGCTCTCCAACTTCGGGATAGAGCGCATCTTCGAGGCCACCGAGGCCGTCGGGGCGACCGAGACGAACGACACCGGGGTCCTGAACCCGCCGCCGGGCTGGCACCTTATGGGCACCTGCCGGATGGGCAACAACCCGGAAGACTCGGTGACCAACAAGTACAACCAGACCTGGGACGTCCCGAATCTGTTTATCGTCGACGGAAGCTCCCTGACCACCGGTGGCGCGGTGAACCCGACGTCCACTATCGGCGCCCTGGCGGTGAGAGCTGGCGAGTACATCAAGCGCAACTTCGACGCCATCGTCTCTCAGAAGACGACCCCCAGCAACGAGGACGCTCCCGATATGTAG
- a CDS encoding gluconate 2-dehydrogenase subunit 3 family protein: MSEKVGEERPMVWGAPAVAPDPEVSGFDVGRPRLGGLEEPVEFSEQQTAILNAVADELIPPGEGFPAPSEVNVVDFIGRYTAPSGEKAIHYPFIEEDDFKAAIDNLGEEFLSADSAGRVETLKRLETEDETFFTQLRNVVYYGYYSRPAVTLAIQQNLPAARDYHGPPQPYGYLRTIERWNSDEETFSTRGGGGYVATEDVKRVDLSKIGWIQNRKNGQ; this comes from the coding sequence GTGAGCGAGAAGGTAGGCGAAGAACGACCCATGGTCTGGGGAGCACCGGCAGTTGCCCCGGATCCCGAAGTATCCGGCTTCGACGTCGGAAGGCCCCGGCTCGGAGGGCTTGAAGAGCCGGTCGAGTTCTCAGAGCAGCAGACTGCGATCCTGAACGCAGTTGCGGACGAGCTTATCCCGCCGGGCGAAGGTTTCCCCGCACCGAGCGAGGTAAACGTGGTGGACTTTATTGGACGCTACACCGCACCGAGCGGGGAGAAGGCGATCCACTACCCCTTTATCGAGGAGGACGACTTCAAGGCCGCCATCGACAACCTTGGCGAGGAGTTCCTCTCGGCCGACTCGGCCGGGCGGGTAGAGACCCTCAAGCGGCTGGAGACAGAAGACGAAACTTTCTTTACCCAGCTACGCAACGTGGTCTACTACGGATACTACTCGCGGCCGGCCGTAACGCTGGCGATACAGCAGAACCTTCCGGCGGCCAGGGACTACCACGGTCCTCCCCAGCCCTACGGTTACCTCCGCACCATCGAACGCTGGAACTCGGACGAGGAGACCTTCTCCACGCGCGGAGGCGGCGGCTACGTCGCGACGGAGGACGTGAAGCGAGTCGACCTGAGCAAGATTGGTTGGATCCAGAACCGCAAAAACGGCCAGTAG
- a CDS encoding thiamine pyrophosphate-binding protein has protein sequence MEARTPSKTGSRTGARLVAEFLARRGVRRIYGLCGGHIQPIWDEAARAGIRVVDVRHECAAVYMAHAEADLTGSLGVAMVTAGPGLTNAITGIANASVARSPVLVVSGRPPRPQAGMGALQDIPQGDLIRPICRRVETVYESHHILPRLETAIRAAEGVGTPSGPAYVDFPTDLLRADIPDAEVDELFFEPSFREKLSPSKEAIQQAASIIREARRPLVISGKGARAGARELSAFLEASGALYLDTAESRGAVPLDHPASVPASRAKVMAEADVIVTVARKLDFQLAYGSRAVFSEDAKFVRLGANADELFDNRRGDAELLGDVAASLKALTEAGAAPERPDTEWIQSLKAYDREKSEKFTARMGRQPAGSDGYMHPSTLLAAVNEFIDEETIVVADGGDILSFARGGLRAETYLDPGPLGCLGVGVPFANSAALNFPEQRVVAVIGDGSFGLTAMEVDTAVRHNAQAVFVVANNESWAIERNDQLVGYGGNLVGVDLPGCRYDKLAEGLGAYAERVEKAEDLPGALQRAFENAPALLDVAVTPEAESPDFKNGLAWVPDRQALEAWDQAEKRRYAMNGEQSQA, from the coding sequence ATGGAAGCGAGGACCCCTTCTAAAACAGGCTCCCGCACGGGCGCTCGCCTGGTCGCAGAGTTTCTGGCACGCCGGGGCGTACGAAGGATCTACGGGCTCTGCGGAGGGCACATTCAGCCGATCTGGGACGAAGCCGCGCGGGCCGGCATCAGAGTCGTGGACGTGCGACACGAGTGCGCCGCCGTGTACATGGCGCACGCCGAGGCGGACCTCACAGGGTCTTTGGGCGTGGCGATGGTGACTGCCGGGCCCGGATTGACGAACGCTATCACGGGCATCGCCAACGCGAGCGTCGCGCGTTCTCCCGTCCTTGTCGTCTCCGGGCGGCCGCCACGTCCGCAGGCCGGGATGGGAGCGCTTCAGGACATACCTCAGGGGGACTTGATCCGGCCGATCTGCCGAAGGGTCGAGACGGTCTACGAGAGTCACCACATCCTTCCGCGTCTGGAGACCGCGATCCGCGCAGCCGAGGGCGTCGGTACCCCGTCCGGGCCGGCGTACGTAGACTTTCCTACGGACCTGCTCCGGGCGGACATACCCGATGCAGAGGTGGATGAACTGTTCTTCGAGCCAAGCTTTAGGGAAAAGCTCTCGCCTTCCAAGGAAGCGATTCAGCAAGCGGCCTCTATCATACGAGAGGCCAGGCGGCCGCTCGTGATCTCGGGCAAGGGCGCGAGGGCAGGCGCCAGGGAACTCTCGGCCTTTCTTGAGGCCAGCGGCGCGCTTTACCTGGATACGGCCGAGAGCCGCGGAGCGGTTCCCCTGGATCACCCTGCCTCCGTACCCGCCTCACGGGCGAAGGTCATGGCGGAGGCGGACGTTATCGTGACGGTCGCACGCAAGCTGGACTTCCAGCTCGCCTACGGCTCGCGGGCCGTGTTCTCGGAGGACGCGAAGTTCGTCAGGCTGGGAGCGAACGCCGACGAGCTCTTCGACAACCGTCGTGGCGACGCCGAGCTCTTGGGCGACGTCGCAGCATCTCTGAAAGCACTCACCGAAGCGGGCGCCGCTCCAGAGCGTCCGGACACGGAGTGGATCCAGTCGCTGAAAGCCTACGATCGTGAGAAGAGCGAGAAGTTTACGGCCCGTATGGGTCGGCAGCCGGCGGGCTCCGACGGCTATATGCACCCCTCGACCCTCCTGGCGGCAGTCAACGAGTTTATAGACGAGGAGACCATCGTGGTGGCGGACGGCGGGGACATCCTCTCATTCGCCCGAGGTGGTTTGCGCGCGGAGACCTACCTGGACCCCGGTCCCTTGGGGTGCCTCGGCGTGGGCGTCCCGTTCGCCAACTCGGCGGCATTGAACTTCCCCGAGCAGCGCGTCGTCGCGGTAATCGGAGACGGCTCTTTCGGCCTTACGGCGATGGAGGTGGACACGGCGGTCCGCCACAACGCGCAGGCGGTATTCGTCGTGGCCAACAACGAGTCGTGGGCGATCGAGCGTAACGACCAACTCGTCGGGTACGGCGGTAACCTCGTCGGGGTGGACCTCCCCGGCTGCCGCTATGACAAGCTTGCCGAGGGACTCGGCGCATACGCCGAACGGGTCGAGAAGGCCGAAGACCTGCCCGGCGCCCTACAGCGCGCTTTCGAGAACGCCCCGGCCCTGCTGGACGTGGCCGTCACACCGGAGGCCGAATCGCCCGACTTCAAGAACGGGCTGGCCTGGGTGCCCGACCGCCAGGCTCTGGAGGCTTGGGACCAAGCCGAGAAGCGCAGATACGCCATGAACGGAGAGCAAAGCCAAGCCTAG
- a CDS encoding aldehyde dehydrogenase family protein, producing MATGETTHRSTDATVPAGSLQAEDVSKDRHVGDMSIYINGEWGPASSGETFETVDPSTGKVIGTVPRGTAEDIDRAVKAAKGALPAWRDTPAFARGMMLRQLSTLLAEQKEEFARIEALDSGHYYAKALQLMEATPLWFDYHAGLADKVGGRTINVPGGQLDFTLLEPLGVTAHIIPWNYPFLITVRSAAPALAMGNTVVIKPAEETPLSALKFAELCEQAGFPPGVVNVVTGYGAEAGAALASHELVDGITFTGSVSTGKLVAKMAADHIAQINLELGGKSPQIIFPDARFEDAVEATMQGIFSHAGQVCVAGSRLFLHRDIYDKFLDALVERIKSVKVGDIFDEDTQMGPLVSQEQLERVLNYIDVGKQEGAEVLIGGNRIEENGLGDGYYVEPTVFTNVDNNMRIAQEEIFGPVLSVIAWDDEEEMIRQANDSAFGLFAGIWTQDIDKALRTARRLESGGVIINDWYGEVPQAPHGGNKQSGVNREEGLETIQSYTQVKHVTINLDGQLTGAPGLPANWADAPL from the coding sequence ATGGCTACCGGCGAAACTACGCATCGCTCTACGGATGCAACCGTACCGGCGGGTTCCTTACAGGCAGAGGACGTCTCCAAAGACCGGCACGTCGGGGACATGTCCATATACATCAACGGCGAGTGGGGTCCTGCATCTTCCGGCGAGACTTTCGAGACGGTAGACCCTTCAACTGGGAAGGTGATCGGCACCGTCCCGCGCGGCACGGCCGAAGATATAGACCGGGCGGTCAAAGCGGCTAAAGGCGCGCTTCCAGCTTGGCGCGACACACCGGCTTTTGCCCGGGGTATGATGCTGCGACAACTCTCGACGTTGCTTGCTGAGCAAAAGGAAGAGTTTGCCCGCATCGAGGCCCTGGATAGCGGTCACTATTACGCCAAGGCGTTGCAGCTCATGGAGGCTACCCCGCTCTGGTTCGATTATCATGCGGGGCTTGCGGACAAGGTCGGCGGCCGGACGATCAACGTGCCCGGCGGACAGCTCGACTTCACGCTGCTGGAGCCGTTGGGAGTTACGGCGCATATTATCCCGTGGAACTACCCGTTCCTGATAACGGTTCGCTCTGCGGCCCCCGCGCTCGCCATGGGGAACACGGTCGTTATCAAGCCCGCCGAGGAGACACCCCTGAGTGCGCTCAAATTCGCCGAGCTCTGCGAGCAGGCAGGCTTCCCGCCGGGCGTGGTCAACGTCGTGACCGGCTACGGGGCCGAGGCTGGGGCCGCGCTTGCCTCGCACGAGTTGGTGGACGGCATCACGTTCACGGGGTCGGTCTCCACGGGCAAACTCGTCGCCAAGATGGCCGCCGACCACATCGCCCAGATCAACCTCGAGCTCGGCGGCAAGAGCCCCCAGATCATCTTCCCCGACGCCCGCTTCGAGGACGCGGTCGAAGCTACGATGCAAGGCATCTTCTCGCACGCCGGGCAGGTCTGCGTGGCCGGCTCGCGTCTGTTCCTGCACCGCGACATCTACGACAAGTTCCTCGACGCCCTTGTCGAGAGGATCAAGAGCGTAAAGGTCGGCGACATCTTCGACGAGGACACCCAGATGGGGCCGCTGGTGTCGCAGGAGCAGCTTGAGCGTGTGCTCAACTACATCGACGTCGGCAAGCAGGAAGGCGCCGAGGTGCTTATCGGCGGTAACCGCATCGAGGAGAACGGGCTTGGGGACGGCTACTACGTCGAGCCTACTGTGTTCACTAACGTGGACAACAACATGCGCATCGCGCAGGAGGAGATCTTCGGACCGGTTCTCTCGGTTATCGCCTGGGACGACGAGGAGGAGATGATCCGTCAGGCCAACGACTCAGCGTTCGGGCTGTTTGCTGGTATCTGGACGCAGGATATAGACAAGGCGCTCAGAACCGCCCGGCGCCTGGAGTCTGGCGGCGTGATCATTAACGACTGGTACGGCGAGGTGCCTCAGGCGCCGCACGGCGGCAACAAGCAGAGCGGCGTAAACCGTGAAGAGGGCCTGGAGACCATTCAGAGCTACACACAGGTCAAGCACGTCACGATCAACCTGGACGGGCAGCTTACGGGCGCGCCGGGGCTCCCCGCGAACTGGGCCGACGCTCCACTGTAG
- a CDS encoding DUF779 domain-containing protein — MAQITITPDAQKKLAELRERRGEVAFKIDNGCCGGTTLLLIDASFLGGGDIHVGEVGGVGVYVERPFADVYSSDSYHIYAREGGRDSGFSVEIPYGFKFLMERGVEGGLAPPSSQNKSKGETSS; from the coding sequence ATGGCGCAGATAACGATAACGCCGGACGCCCAGAAGAAGCTGGCGGAGCTGAGAGAACGCCGCGGAGAGGTGGCCTTCAAGATAGACAACGGCTGCTGCGGCGGGACGACGCTGCTCCTGATCGACGCCTCCTTCCTGGGCGGCGGCGACATCCACGTAGGCGAGGTTGGCGGCGTGGGGGTCTACGTTGAGCGTCCGTTCGCCGACGTGTACTCGTCAGACAGCTACCACATCTACGCCCGCGAGGGCGGCAGGGACAGCGGGTTCAGCGTGGAGATCCCCTACGGCTTCAAGTTCCTGATGGAGCGGGGCGTGGAAGGGGGGCTCGCGCCCCCCTCGTCACAGAACAAGAGCAAGGGGGAAACTAGCTCGTAG
- a CDS encoding TetR/AcrR family transcriptional regulator, translating into MADNGAESGARRDRATTAEKLKDEAVRLFWEKGYAATTTREIAESLGVQRASLYYHIKSKEDLLYFICVESLNNIHTAVSKAISALTDPLDRVEAMIEAHVVSMLADREKHATMLTELRSLSDLRRAEIVQLRDEYESLVRSVLEEAQDAGVLWKGASAKELELALLNLLNWTIFWYRPNGELSPEDLAGLFKEVYLGGVART; encoded by the coding sequence TTGGCTGACAACGGTGCGGAATCGGGTGCTCGTCGGGACCGAGCGACTACGGCAGAGAAGCTCAAGGACGAAGCCGTACGGCTTTTCTGGGAGAAAGGTTACGCGGCTACCACGACCCGGGAGATAGCAGAGTCACTCGGGGTGCAAAGAGCTTCGCTCTACTACCACATCAAGAGCAAAGAGGATCTACTCTACTTTATCTGCGTCGAGTCTCTAAACAATATTCACACCGCTGTCTCGAAAGCTATTTCAGCACTTACGGATCCGTTGGACCGAGTCGAGGCCATGATAGAAGCGCACGTTGTATCAATGCTCGCGGACCGTGAGAAACACGCGACGATGCTTACGGAACTCAGGTCTCTCTCGGACCTTCGACGAGCGGAGATCGTCCAACTCAGAGACGAGTACGAGAGCTTGGTACGCAGTGTTTTGGAGGAGGCTCAGGACGCTGGGGTATTGTGGAAGGGAGCGTCGGCCAAGGAGCTTGAGTTGGCGCTTCTAAACCTCCTGAACTGGACGATTTTCTGGTATCGACCCAATGGCGAGCTATCCCCCGAAGACCTGGCCGGACTGTTCAAGGAGGTGTACCTGGGCGGAGTCGCACGAACGTAA
- a CDS encoding DUF6285 domain-containing protein has product MEILPSIEEPRTRFRTLVAMNVLGILERELRQGETFLRCEHGRLARLLGRESVAPGSVEELSDQVVDMNRDLARLIRLGEVPSGTLTSLKRTVTEKLTVASPRYLERYADEA; this is encoded by the coding sequence TTGGAGATCCTGCCGAGCATCGAGGAGCCACGAACCAGGTTCCGCACTCTGGTGGCGATGAACGTCCTTGGCATTCTGGAACGTGAGCTACGTCAGGGTGAGACCTTCTTGCGTTGCGAGCACGGTCGCCTTGCCCGGCTTCTGGGGCGAGAGTCTGTTGCACCCGGTTCGGTTGAGGAACTCAGTGACCAGGTTGTAGACATGAACCGGGACCTGGCCCGTCTAATACGTCTCGGAGAGGTGCCCTCCGGAACCCTAACGAGCCTGAAACGGACCGTTACGGAGAAGCTCACTGTAGCGAGCCCACGGTATCTGGAACGTTACGCCGATGAAGCGTGA
- a CDS encoding nuclear transport factor 2 family protein — protein sequence METSTNVETVRKMYRLFAERDNEGLRHLFAPEIEWVQMEGFPGGDRYVGVDAVFGGAFAELRENWEGWRAVVERYLAADEAVVALGFYEGTHRGTGRSLHAEFAHLVELKDGRIVRFVQYTDTFKIAEAMDLTREG from the coding sequence GTGGAGACTTCGACCAACGTGGAGACCGTCCGGAAGATGTACCGGCTGTTCGCTGAACGAGACAATGAGGGACTCCGGCATCTGTTCGCTCCCGAGATCGAATGGGTGCAGATGGAAGGCTTCCCGGGCGGGGACCGCTACGTCGGGGTAGACGCCGTATTTGGCGGGGCCTTCGCCGAACTTAGGGAGAACTGGGAAGGCTGGAGGGCCGTCGTTGAGCGGTATCTCGCCGCGGACGAGGCCGTGGTCGCTCTGGGTTTCTACGAAGGTACGCATCGAGGCACTGGCAGGTCCCTGCATGCAGAGTTCGCTCACCTGGTGGAGCTCAAAGACGGTCGCATCGTCCGATTCGTACAGTACACAGACACGTTCAAGATAGCCGAGGCTATGGACCTCACTCGGGAGGGGTGA